In a genomic window of Streptomyces katrae:
- a CDS encoding SDR family NAD(P)-dependent oxidoreductase, translating to MTTTVLITGASAGLGAAFARGFAAKGCALVLVARDKARLEAVAADLARDFGTVSEVLPADLLDPDGCAAVAARLADTARPVDVLVNNAGFGLPAPYPYNPVEDEERMLDLLVKVPLRLTHALLPGLRERRRGAVLNVSSVAGLLPTGTYGAAKAWVTAFSESLRVDMAPYGVRVLAVVPGFTRTEFQQRAGSDVSSLRDGVWLEPEAVVAKALRDLALRRPVSITGRRYQAYALAVRHLPRTFVAGRMARKRRAPADRTG from the coding sequence TTGACCACCACCGTCCTGATCACCGGGGCCAGCGCCGGCCTCGGCGCCGCCTTCGCCCGCGGCTTCGCCGCCAAGGGCTGCGCCCTGGTCCTCGTCGCCCGGGACAAGGCCCGCCTGGAAGCCGTGGCCGCGGACCTCGCCCGGGACTTCGGGACCGTCAGCGAGGTACTGCCCGCCGACCTCCTCGACCCCGACGGCTGCGCGGCCGTCGCCGCCCGGCTCGCCGACACCGCACGGCCCGTCGACGTCCTGGTCAACAACGCCGGGTTCGGACTGCCCGCGCCCTACCCGTACAACCCCGTCGAGGACGAGGAGCGGATGCTCGACCTCCTGGTGAAGGTCCCCCTCCGCCTCACCCACGCCCTGCTGCCGGGGCTCCGGGAACGCCGCCGGGGCGCGGTGCTCAACGTCTCCTCCGTCGCGGGACTGCTGCCCACCGGCACCTACGGGGCGGCGAAGGCCTGGGTCACCGCCTTCAGCGAGTCCCTCCGGGTCGACATGGCACCGTACGGGGTCCGGGTGCTGGCGGTGGTGCCCGGCTTCACCCGCACCGAGTTCCAGCAGCGCGCCGGGTCCGACGTCAGCTCCCTGCGCGACGGCGTGTGGCTGGAGCCGGAGGCGGTGGTGGCCAAGGCCCTGCGCGACCTCGCGCTGCGCCGCCCGGTCAGCATCACGGGCCGCCGGTACCAGGCGTACGCCCTCGCGGTCCGCCACCTCCCGCGCACCTTCGTGGCCGGCCGGATGGCCCGCAAGCGCAGGGCCCCCGCGGACCGGACGGGCTGA
- a CDS encoding ABC-F family ATP-binding cassette domain-containing protein: protein MTATLVAKNLTAAHGERTLFAGLDLVVAPGDVIGLVGVNGAGKSTLLRLLAGLDTPETGELRLSPPGAAVGHLPQEPERREGETVREFLARRTGVAGAQAALDEATQGLVDGTPGADDAYAQSLDRWLDLGGADLDERAQETADELGLAVSLDLPMTALSGGQAARAGLASLLLSRYDVFLLDEPTNDLDLAGLERLERFVTGLRAGTVVISHDREFLTRTVTKVLELDLAQQQIKLFGGGYESYLEERARARSHAREEFEEYADKKAALEGRAQMQRNWMDKGVRNARRKSSDNDKIGRALRGESSEKQAAKARQTQRAIERLEVVEEPRKEWELRMEIAAAPRSGSVVATLREAAVKRGDFTFGPASLQIDWADRVAITGANGAGKSTLLAVLLGRLAPDSGSATLGSGVLVGEVDQARGLFLGEEPLLEAFCAAVPDTEPADVRTLLAKFGLKAAHVLRPAATLSPGERTRAALALLQGRGVNLLVLDEPTNHLDLPAIEQLESALEAYEGTLLLVTHDRRMLDAVHVTRRLEVADGKVTEL from the coding sequence ATGACTGCAACCCTCGTCGCCAAGAACCTCACCGCCGCGCACGGCGAGCGCACGCTCTTCGCCGGCCTCGACCTCGTCGTCGCGCCCGGCGACGTCATCGGCCTCGTCGGCGTCAACGGCGCCGGGAAGTCGACCCTGCTGCGGCTGCTCGCCGGGCTGGACACCCCCGAGACCGGTGAGCTGCGGCTCTCCCCGCCCGGTGCGGCGGTCGGCCACCTCCCGCAGGAGCCGGAGCGGCGGGAGGGCGAGACCGTACGGGAGTTCCTGGCCCGCCGGACCGGCGTCGCGGGCGCGCAGGCGGCGCTGGACGAGGCCACGCAGGGGCTGGTGGACGGCACCCCGGGCGCCGACGACGCGTACGCGCAGAGCCTCGACCGCTGGCTGGACCTCGGCGGCGCCGACCTGGACGAGCGGGCCCAGGAGACCGCGGACGAGCTGGGCCTGGCGGTGAGCCTGGACCTGCCGATGACGGCCCTGTCCGGCGGCCAGGCGGCCCGCGCCGGCCTCGCGTCGCTGCTGCTGTCGCGCTACGACGTGTTCCTCCTCGACGAGCCCACCAACGACCTGGACCTGGCCGGTCTGGAGCGGCTGGAGCGGTTCGTGACGGGGCTGCGCGCGGGCACGGTCGTCATCAGCCACGACCGCGAGTTCCTGACGCGGACCGTCACCAAGGTCCTCGAACTCGACCTGGCGCAGCAGCAGATCAAGCTCTTCGGCGGCGGCTACGAGTCGTACCTGGAGGAGCGCGCGCGGGCCCGCAGCCACGCCCGCGAGGAGTTCGAGGAGTACGCCGACAAGAAGGCCGCCCTCGAGGGCCGCGCGCAGATGCAGCGCAACTGGATGGACAAGGGCGTGCGCAACGCCCGCCGCAAGTCCTCCGACAACGACAAGATCGGCCGGGCGCTGCGCGGGGAGTCCAGCGAGAAGCAGGCCGCGAAGGCACGCCAGACGCAGCGGGCGATCGAGCGGCTGGAGGTGGTCGAGGAGCCGCGCAAGGAGTGGGAACTGCGCATGGAGATCGCGGCGGCCCCGCGCTCCGGTTCGGTCGTCGCCACCCTGCGCGAAGCGGCCGTCAAGCGCGGGGACTTCACCTTCGGGCCGGCCAGCCTGCAGATCGACTGGGCGGACCGGGTGGCGATCACCGGGGCCAACGGTGCCGGCAAGTCCACCCTCCTCGCGGTCCTGCTGGGCCGGCTGGCCCCGGACTCCGGCTCCGCCACGCTCGGCTCGGGCGTCCTGGTCGGCGAGGTCGACCAGGCGCGCGGGCTGTTCCTCGGCGAGGAGCCGCTGCTGGAGGCCTTCTGCGCGGCGGTCCCGGACACCGAGCCGGCGGACGTGCGGACGCTGCTGGCCAAGTTCGGCCTGAAGGCGGCGCACGTGCTGCGCCCGGCGGCGACCCTCTCCCCGGGCGAGCGCACCCGGGCGGCGCTGGCGCTGCTCCAGGGCCGCGGGGTGAACCTGCTGGTCCTGGACGAACCGACGAACCACCTGGACCTGCCGGCGATCGAGCAGCTGGAGTCCGCTCTGGAGGCCTACGAGGGCACCCTGCTGCTGGTCACCCACGACCGCCGCATGCTGGACGCGGTGCACGTGACCCGCCGCCTGGAGGTCGCGGACGGCAAGGTCACCGAGCTCTGA
- a CDS encoding SLC13 family permease: MNTVLAESLSCALLLLVLAFAVVRPRRLPEAAAAVPAAGLLVALGVVSPADAWEQLCGLLPVVGFLAVILALAQLCADEGLFRAAGAAVARRAAGRGAAGLLGGVFLVAAAVTAVLSLDATVVLLTPVVLATSARLGARPRPHVFATAHLANSASLLLPVSNLTNLLAFAASGLTFTRFAVLMALPWAVAVAVEYAVFRRYFRADLAAPPEHVPGVAEPAPLPRFATAVLVLTLAGFAVASLAGASPAWAALAGAVVLGVRALWRRETTPRRLAASTAPAFCVFVLALGVVVRAVVDHGLGDGLEWLLPDGDALPALLAVAGVAAVLANLINNLPAVLVLLPLAAPGGPGVVLAVLIGVNIGPNLTYAGSLATLLWRRMLHAHGEDVRLGDFTRLGLLTTPAALAAAVAALWAGLRLTGG; encoded by the coding sequence CTGAACACCGTCCTCGCCGAGTCCCTGTCCTGCGCCCTGCTGCTGCTCGTCCTGGCGTTCGCCGTGGTGCGCCCGCGCCGGCTGCCCGAGGCGGCGGCCGCCGTGCCGGCGGCCGGGCTGCTCGTCGCGCTGGGGGTGGTGTCGCCGGCCGACGCCTGGGAGCAGCTGTGCGGGCTGCTGCCCGTGGTCGGGTTCCTGGCGGTGATCCTGGCCCTCGCCCAGCTGTGCGCGGACGAGGGGCTGTTCCGTGCGGCGGGGGCCGCGGTGGCCCGGCGGGCGGCCGGGCGGGGGGCGGCGGGGCTGCTGGGCGGGGTGTTCCTGGTGGCCGCGGCGGTGACGGCCGTGCTCAGCCTGGACGCCACGGTGGTGCTGCTGACGCCGGTGGTGCTGGCCACGTCCGCCCGGCTGGGCGCCCGGCCGCGCCCGCACGTGTTCGCCACCGCCCACCTGGCGAACTCGGCCTCGCTGCTGCTGCCCGTGTCCAATCTGACGAACCTGCTGGCCTTCGCCGCGAGCGGGCTGACCTTCACCCGGTTCGCGGTGCTGATGGCCCTGCCCTGGGCGGTGGCCGTCGCGGTGGAGTACGCGGTGTTCCGCCGGTACTTCCGGGCCGACCTGGCGGCCCCGCCCGAGCACGTGCCCGGGGTGGCGGAGCCCGCGCCGCTGCCCCGGTTCGCGACGGCCGTGCTGGTGCTGACCCTGGCGGGTTTCGCGGTGGCCTCGCTCGCGGGGGCGAGCCCGGCCTGGGCGGCGCTGGCCGGTGCGGTGGTGCTGGGCGTGCGGGCCCTGTGGCGCCGCGAGACCACCCCGCGGCGGCTGGCGGCCTCCACCGCGCCCGCGTTCTGCGTGTTCGTGCTCGCGCTGGGCGTGGTCGTACGGGCCGTGGTGGACCACGGGCTCGGCGACGGGCTGGAGTGGCTGCTGCCCGACGGGGACGCGCTGCCCGCGCTGCTGGCCGTGGCGGGGGTGGCCGCCGTGCTCGCCAACCTGATCAACAACCTCCCGGCGGTCCTCGTCCTGCTCCCGCTGGCCGCGCCGGGCGGGCCGGGCGTGGTGCTGGCCGTGCTGATCGGGGTGAACATCGGCCCCAACCTGACCTACGCGGGCTCGCTGGCCACCCTGCTGTGGCGGCGGATGCTGCACGCGCACGGCGAGGACGTCCGCCTCGGCGACTTCACCCGCCTCGGGCTGCTCACCACCCCCGCCGCCCTCGCGGCGGCGGTGGCCGCCCTGTGGGCCGGGCTGCGGCTGACCGGCGGGTAG
- a CDS encoding GlxA family transcriptional regulator, whose amino-acid sequence MPQRDVLVVLYDGVQSLDVTGPVEVFDGAGRCRPGDGGYAVRTVSPGGGPVRTGSGLTLVPDGDLEDARPGPDTTLLVPGGRYTGDFDPRITDWLRAHGGRAGRLVSVCTGGLLLAEAGLLDGRRAATHWSVCERMARDYPRVTVEPDPIYVRDGHVATSAGVTAGIDLALALVEEDLGRDVALLIARHLVVFLRRPGNQAQFSAQLAAQTARREPLREVQHWISQHPGGDLSVEALAARAALSPRHFARAFQAETGVTPGRYVERVRVEHARRMLEESGEGLARISRECGYGTPEALRRAFVRTLGQSPTEYRRRFGPPAV is encoded by the coding sequence ATGCCACAGCGAGACGTGCTCGTCGTCCTCTACGACGGGGTCCAGAGCCTGGACGTGACCGGCCCCGTCGAGGTCTTCGACGGAGCCGGCCGCTGCCGCCCGGGCGACGGCGGGTACGCGGTCCGTACGGTCTCCCCCGGAGGCGGCCCGGTCCGCACCGGCAGCGGGCTGACCCTGGTCCCCGACGGGGACCTGGAGGACGCCCGCCCCGGGCCGGACACCACCCTGCTGGTGCCCGGCGGCCGCTACACGGGGGACTTCGACCCGAGGATCACCGACTGGCTGCGGGCCCACGGGGGCCGGGCGGGCCGGCTGGTGTCCGTCTGCACGGGCGGCCTGCTGCTGGCCGAGGCCGGGCTGCTGGACGGGCGGCGGGCGGCCACGCACTGGTCGGTGTGCGAGCGGATGGCACGGGACTACCCGCGGGTGACGGTGGAACCGGACCCCATCTACGTCCGGGACGGCCACGTGGCCACCTCGGCCGGGGTCACCGCCGGGATCGACCTCGCGCTGGCTCTGGTGGAGGAGGACCTGGGGCGGGACGTGGCCCTGCTGATCGCCCGGCACCTGGTGGTGTTCCTGCGCCGGCCCGGCAACCAGGCGCAGTTCAGCGCCCAGCTCGCGGCGCAGACCGCCCGGCGGGAGCCGCTGCGGGAGGTGCAGCACTGGATCAGCCAGCACCCGGGCGGCGACCTGAGCGTGGAGGCCCTGGCGGCCCGGGCCGCGCTGTCCCCGAGGCACTTCGCGCGGGCCTTCCAGGCCGAGACGGGGGTGACGCCGGGGCGGTACGTCGAGCGGGTGCGGGTGGAACACGCGCGGCGGATGCTGGAGGAGTCGGGGGAGGGGCTGGCCCGTATCTCCCGCGAGTGCGGCTACGGCACTCCGGAGGCGCTGCGCCGTGCCTTCGTCCGGACCCTCGGCCAGTCCCCGACCGAATACCGCCGCCGCTTCGGACCCCCGGCGGTGTAG
- a CDS encoding DJ-1/PfpI family protein, whose translation MQIAVLLYDRFTALDAIGPYETLSRLDGAETVFVAEHKGPVRTDNGAAVLVAEKSLDEVPRPDIVIVPGGPHPEVEMKNPAVLDWLRSVDATSTWTTSVCTGSLLLAAAGLLDGRRATSHWLYLDQLAPFGAEPTGERVVFDGKYVTAAGVSSGLDMGLGLLGRIAGDTYAQTVQLMCEYDPQPPYDAGSPAKAPAEIVARLRSANPLTDRGAS comes from the coding sequence GTGCAGATCGCCGTCCTGCTCTACGACCGCTTCACCGCCCTCGACGCCATCGGCCCCTACGAAACCCTCAGCCGCCTCGACGGCGCCGAGACCGTCTTCGTGGCGGAGCACAAGGGCCCCGTGCGGACCGACAACGGCGCGGCCGTCCTCGTCGCCGAGAAGTCGCTCGACGAGGTGCCGCGCCCCGACATCGTCATCGTCCCGGGCGGCCCGCACCCCGAGGTGGAGATGAAGAACCCCGCCGTCCTCGACTGGCTGCGCTCCGTGGACGCCACCTCCACCTGGACCACGTCCGTCTGCACCGGCTCGCTGCTCCTGGCCGCCGCCGGACTGCTCGACGGGCGGCGGGCGACCAGCCACTGGCTGTACCTCGACCAGCTCGCCCCCTTCGGGGCCGAGCCCACCGGCGAGCGGGTGGTCTTCGACGGGAAGTACGTCACCGCCGCCGGGGTCTCCTCCGGCCTGGACATGGGGCTCGGCCTGCTCGGCCGGATCGCGGGGGACACGTACGCCCAGACCGTGCAGCTGATGTGCGAGTACGACCCCCAGCCGCCCTACGACGCGGGCTCCCCGGCCAAGGCCCCGGCCGAGATCGTCGCCCGGCTGCGTTCCGCTAATCCCCTGACGGACCGGGGCGCCAGCTGA
- a CDS encoding enoyl-CoA hydratase/isomerase family protein — protein MDAAMDAAREAALRHTVADGVATVTISHPAKRNAMTAAMWRALPELLPGLAADPAVRVLVLTGAGPTFCAGADISSLTGDEDPPALAVAAEEALAAFPKPTVAAVRGFCVGGGSQLAAACDLRFAEEGARFGVTPAKLGIVYPASSTRRLASVVGPAWAKYLLFSAELIGAETALRAGFLNELLPAGELDKRVAEFTRTLTARSQLTQAAAKEFADGRTDRDAYWSGQAAASGDTAEGVAAFLERRDPSFSWRPGPSGD, from the coding sequence ATGGACGCAGCCATGGACGCCGCCCGGGAAGCAGCCCTCCGCCACACGGTCGCCGACGGGGTGGCCACGGTCACCATCTCCCACCCCGCGAAGCGGAACGCCATGACGGCCGCCATGTGGCGGGCGCTGCCGGAGCTGCTGCCGGGGCTGGCCGCCGACCCGGCCGTACGGGTCCTGGTGCTGACCGGGGCCGGTCCGACCTTCTGTGCGGGCGCCGACATCTCCTCCCTCACCGGGGACGAGGATCCGCCGGCCCTGGCGGTCGCGGCGGAGGAGGCCCTGGCCGCGTTCCCCAAGCCGACGGTCGCGGCGGTCCGCGGCTTCTGCGTGGGCGGCGGCAGCCAGCTGGCGGCGGCCTGCGACCTGCGGTTCGCGGAGGAGGGCGCCCGCTTCGGGGTGACCCCGGCGAAGCTGGGCATCGTCTACCCGGCGTCCTCCACCCGCCGGCTGGCCTCGGTGGTGGGCCCGGCGTGGGCGAAGTACCTGCTCTTCTCGGCCGAGCTGATCGGGGCGGAGACCGCGCTGCGGGCCGGGTTCCTGAACGAGCTGCTGCCGGCCGGCGAACTGGACAAGCGGGTGGCGGAGTTCACCCGGACTCTGACCGCGCGCTCGCAGCTGACGCAGGCCGCGGCGAAGGAGTTCGCGGACGGCCGCACCGACCGGGACGCGTACTGGAGCGGCCAGGCGGCCGCGAGCGGCGACACCGCGGAGGGTGTCGCCGCCTTCCTGGAACGCCGGGACCCGTCGTTCAGCTGGCGCCCCGGTCCGTCAGGGGATTAG
- a CDS encoding HdeD family acid-resistance protein, with protein MSADRRAERKQPQQQEKKKLNRSFGLLALLGVVLVLAGLVGLVYAGVATLTSMFLFGWLLLIGGLVGLAQAVQSRKSNYFWLAVIVAAVNLAAGFVILRRPEAGAEALTMFAALLFLTGGVFRLAGSLVVRGPNFGLSLIQGAFGILLGILILWEWPGSSLYVIGTFFSLALLFDGLSLVAVGMGARRILGLVREDAGNGQDTADAAKRSVADQEQSNN; from the coding sequence ATGAGCGCCGACCGAAGGGCCGAGCGGAAGCAGCCGCAGCAGCAGGAGAAGAAGAAGCTCAACCGCAGCTTCGGGCTGCTGGCGCTCCTCGGGGTGGTCCTGGTGCTGGCCGGGCTGGTGGGCCTGGTCTACGCCGGGGTGGCGACCCTGACCTCGATGTTCCTCTTCGGCTGGCTGCTGCTGATCGGCGGCCTGGTCGGCCTCGCCCAGGCGGTCCAGTCCCGCAAGAGCAACTACTTCTGGCTGGCCGTCATCGTCGCCGCGGTCAACCTCGCCGCCGGGTTCGTGATCCTGCGGCGCCCCGAGGCGGGCGCCGAGGCGCTGACCATGTTCGCCGCGCTGCTCTTCCTCACCGGCGGCGTGTTCCGCCTCGCGGGCTCCCTGGTGGTGCGCGGGCCCAACTTCGGGCTGTCCCTGATCCAGGGCGCCTTCGGGATCCTGCTCGGCATCCTGATCCTCTGGGAGTGGCCCGGCAGCAGCCTGTACGTGATCGGGACCTTCTTCTCCCTGGCCCTGCTGTTCGACGGGCTGAGCCTGGTGGCGGTGGGGATGGGCGCCCGGCGGATCCTGGGTCTGGTCAGGGAAGACGCGGGGAACGGACAGGACACGGCAGACGCTGCCAAGCGGAGCGTGGCGGATCAGGAACAGTCCAACAACTGA
- a CDS encoding ATP-binding protein yields METIEREDGGRKMDDSGSIPQARGGEPAAPADPLMYEGVWRFTAPAVEESVPQARRAVRDLLGRQGVPASQDLVYSLLLIVSELVTNSVRHAALLSPEVAVEVAVGPDWVRVAVEDDHPYRPKALEADFGQTGGRGLLLVREVTLEAGGVCDVEHTSTGGKVIWAALPLKAPARPV; encoded by the coding sequence GTGGAGACGATCGAGCGTGAAGACGGGGGCCGGAAGATGGACGACAGCGGGAGCATCCCGCAGGCCAGGGGAGGTGAGCCGGCCGCTCCGGCCGACCCCCTCATGTACGAGGGAGTGTGGCGCTTCACCGCGCCGGCGGTAGAAGAATCCGTTCCGCAGGCGCGCCGGGCGGTCCGCGACCTGCTCGGCCGCCAGGGGGTGCCGGCCTCGCAGGACCTGGTGTACTCCCTGCTGCTGATCGTCTCCGAGCTGGTGACGAACTCGGTCCGGCACGCCGCCCTGCTCTCCCCCGAGGTGGCCGTCGAGGTGGCCGTGGGCCCGGACTGGGTCCGGGTGGCCGTCGAGGACGACCACCCATACCGGCCCAAGGCGCTGGAAGCCGACTTCGGCCAGACCGGCGGCCGGGGCCTGCTGCTGGTCAGGGAGGTCACCCTGGAGGCCGGCGGGGTGTGCGACGTCGAGCACACCTCCACCGGCGGCAAGGTGATCTGGGCCGCACTGCCGCTCAAGGCCCCGGCCCGGCCCGTGTGA
- the idi gene encoding isopentenyl-diphosphate Delta-isomerase, with the protein MPTTSATDANNSASAGTGAQESIMLELVDESGNTIGTAEKLSAHQAPGLLHRAFSVFLFDEQGRLLIQQRALGKYHSPGVWSNTCCGHPYPGESPFAAAARRTHEELGLSPSLLAQAGTVRYNHPDPASGLVEQEYNHLFVGLAQASPAPDPEEVGDTAFVTAEELAKRHAEAPFSAWFMTVLDAARPAIRELTGDAAGW; encoded by the coding sequence ATGCCGACCACATCAGCCACTGACGCCAACAACAGCGCGTCCGCCGGCACCGGCGCTCAAGAATCGATCATGCTCGAACTGGTCGACGAGTCCGGCAACACCATCGGCACGGCGGAGAAGCTCTCCGCCCATCAGGCCCCCGGTCTGCTGCACCGGGCGTTCTCCGTGTTCCTCTTCGACGAGCAGGGCCGGCTGCTGATCCAGCAGCGCGCCCTCGGGAAGTACCACTCCCCCGGCGTCTGGTCGAACACGTGTTGCGGTCACCCCTACCCCGGCGAGTCCCCGTTCGCGGCGGCCGCCCGGCGCACCCACGAGGAGCTGGGGCTCTCGCCCTCGCTGCTCGCGCAGGCGGGGACGGTGCGCTACAACCACCCGGACCCCGCGTCCGGGCTGGTCGAGCAGGAGTACAACCACCTGTTCGTGGGACTCGCCCAGGCGTCGCCGGCCCCGGATCCGGAAGAGGTCGGGGACACCGCCTTCGTCACGGCCGAGGAGCTGGCGAAGCGGCATGCGGAGGCGCCCTTCTCGGCCTGGTTCATGACGGTGCTCGACGCCGCGCGTCCCGCGATCCGCGAGCTGACCGGCGACGCGGCCGGCTGGTAG
- a CDS encoding bifunctional class I SAM-dependent methyltransferase/N-acetyltransferase: MELHRGLPRQSPGSDTTTRHLLSLCGPLPERPRVLDIGCGPGRSALLLAAEAGGAGRAEVTAVDLYEPFLDELRSAASARGLGGRVRAVRADMGALPFEDGSFDLVWAEGSAFVLGFDRALAAWKRLLAPGGRLVLSECEWTAEEPSAGARAFWDPQYPLRSTARNTAAVQAAGYRLLGDVLQPDSDWAGYYGPLGERAAAFTAATPAQSAALAAVREELAVRERHGHEYGYRGWVLAPVTAGDPAPDGGRWRTRPETAADAAAVRGVNLAAFETPLEADLVDALRADGSWLPGLSYVAEGPEGSVAAHALLTRCEVDGAPALALAPVAAVPALQRSGAGSAVVRALLAAAAARGEALVLVLGHPSYYPRFGFVPASRYGIRAPFEVPDGAMMALVLDDSVPVPAGTIGYPAPFGL, translated from the coding sequence GACATCGGCTGCGGTCCGGGCCGCAGCGCCCTGCTGCTCGCCGCCGAGGCGGGCGGGGCGGGCCGCGCCGAGGTGACCGCCGTCGACCTGTACGAGCCGTTCCTGGACGAGCTGCGCTCCGCCGCCTCGGCCCGGGGCCTCGGCGGACGGGTCCGCGCGGTGCGCGCCGACATGGGGGCGCTCCCCTTCGAGGACGGCTCCTTCGACCTCGTGTGGGCGGAGGGCTCCGCGTTCGTCCTCGGTTTCGACCGGGCGCTCGCCGCATGGAAGCGGCTCCTCGCCCCCGGCGGCCGGCTCGTGCTCAGCGAGTGCGAGTGGACCGCCGAGGAGCCCTCGGCCGGGGCCCGGGCCTTCTGGGACCCCCAGTACCCGCTGCGCTCCACCGCCCGCAACACCGCGGCCGTCCAGGCGGCCGGCTACCGGCTGCTGGGCGACGTCCTCCAGCCGGACTCCGACTGGGCCGGGTACTACGGGCCGCTCGGCGAGCGCGCCGCCGCCTTCACCGCCGCCACCCCGGCGCAGTCCGCCGCGCTGGCCGCCGTGCGCGAGGAGCTCGCCGTACGGGAGCGGCACGGACACGAGTACGGCTACCGGGGCTGGGTGCTGGCCCCGGTGACCGCCGGGGACCCCGCCCCGGACGGGGGCCGCTGGCGGACCCGGCCCGAGACCGCGGCCGACGCGGCGGCGGTGCGTGGCGTCAACCTGGCGGCCTTCGAGACCCCGTTGGAGGCCGATCTCGTGGACGCGCTGCGCGCCGACGGTTCCTGGCTGCCGGGGCTGTCGTACGTGGCCGAGGGCCCGGAGGGGTCGGTGGCGGCGCACGCCCTGCTGACCCGCTGCGAGGTGGACGGCGCGCCGGCGCTCGCGCTCGCTCCGGTGGCGGCCGTTCCCGCGCTCCAGCGCTCGGGCGCCGGCAGTGCGGTGGTACGGGCGCTGCTCGCGGCCGCCGCGGCGCGGGGGGAGGCGTTGGTGCTGGTCCTGGGGCATCCGTCGTACTACCCGCGCTTCGGGTTCGTCCCGGCGTCGCGCTACGGGATCCGGGCTCCTTTCGAGGTGCCGGACGGGGCCATGATGGCGCTGGTGCTGGACGATTCCGTTCCGGTGCCCGCGGGCACGATCGGGTATCCGGCCCCCTTCGGCCTCTGA